Sequence from the Verrucomicrobiia bacterium genome:
GTAATAGTGTTCGTATCCATGGTCACAGCCGCGTTCAAGGCAAGAGCTCGACCTTCGATCGTGGCTCCCGTGGTCAAGGTGATGGACTGGAGGGCAAGGATGGTCCCTGCAAAGTCCGTCCCTGTTCCGAGCGTAGCCGAGCTCCCGACCTGCCAGAAGATATTCGAAGCTTGAGCTCCGCCCGTAAGCACCACCGCACTGTTTGCCGCTGTAATCAGAGTGGAGCCCGCCTGGAAGATCCACACCGCATTTGGATCACCCATGGCATCCAGGGTCAGAGTTCCAGTGAGCCCAAAGGACGTGGGATCATTGTAAACTCCTGCGCCCAGCGTCAAGCCTCCTAAATCAAAGATTGGTCCATAGATTGTCGTAGGTGTTCGCAGGAGGGCATCAGCATAGGCGGAGGTCAAGTCGGCTTTGGCTCCGAAAGTGGTGTCATCTCCTGCGTGGTTGGTCCCATTGAGGGTAATCGAGCCCAGCCCTGTGATCGTCGGTGTCGGAAGCGTGCCGATATCCCCTGTGATCGTTGTAGGGCCGGTATTGGTGATCCCTGAGCCCGCGAGAACGGCGAAGCTTGCGGCCGTTCCCAGATCGACCACTTGGCCGTGCATGTCGTGTGTGAAACCTGCGACTGCAGCTGCGGCGACGATTCCCGTAACAGTCCTTCTCAAGAAGGCGAGCTTTTTTAGCAATGAAGAGTGTATGAGGTGCATTTTATGAATCATTCAAGTTTTGGCGGGGGCCATCCCAAACGGGTGGCGGCAGAGCCGTAGAGGTAAATTCCATTGCCGCAGAAGGGCATGGACTTGCAAAAGCTGGCTGGAGCGGCATAGATGGCCAAGGGTGTGCATTCTGGTAAGTAATGCTTTAGAACTATAGGATTAATTAATGTGATACGAAGATAATGAGGGGGAATCCGATTGTGGCAATGAGGATTACAGATTATATAGAAATAGTAAGGTCCCGTTGAATTGTGACCCTGGGCGAACGCCTACGGTCGACATTCTCAAGGCGGGTTTGCGCGGAATGCCAGGAATCGTAGATGGATTGTCGGGTATGTGCCCGACACAACGCGCGTT
This genomic interval carries:
- a CDS encoding ice-binding family protein, with amino-acid sequence MHLIHSSLLKKLAFLRRTVTGIVAAAAVAGFTHDMHGQVVDLGTAASFAVLAGSGITNTGPTTITGDIGTLPTPTITGLGSITLNGTNHAGDDTTFGAKADLTSAYADALLRTPTTIYGPIFDLGGLTLGAGVYNDPTSFGLTGTLTLDAMGDPNAVWIFQAGSTLITAANSAVVLTGGAQASNIFWQVGSSATLGTGTDFAGTILALQSITLTTGATIEGRALALNAAVTMDTNTITVVPVPEPSGALLLGLGLALLLAKRNGYSRVDRWSTRQRSLP